A genomic segment from Natator depressus isolate rNatDep1 chromosome 19, rNatDep2.hap1, whole genome shotgun sequence encodes:
- the CDCA8 gene encoding borealin, whose amino-acid sequence MAPSRKKTANGTSKNNVKKKKLAAFLKDFDREVQTRIDQLQTNGQNLLKELDNLYNIENLRLPLALREMNWLDYFAKGGSKKALEEAATADLELSEINKLTAEVIQTPFRIVKKAKKSKQDIDAIEEETELSLLPVAKKRKQDSKALEESEPEHENVNPKTGKVKTSTKKVPVSKSRRAPSARVKRISKRSSKNNFVTPALGQVAGARTWGRTSTVTPKFDSRLFKTPGLRTPAAHEHVYIVSANGSPLANSNDVIITVPVGGGENIRLAASDLTKRNLSHLNPETLGIMKKLSVRLAQVCSSTNTQR is encoded by the exons ATGGCACCATCCAGGAAGAAAACAGCCAATGGAACCAGCAAAAACAatgtgaaaaagaaaaagcttGCTGCGTTTTTAAAGGACTTTGATCGTGAAG tccAAACTAGAATTGATCAGCTACAAACAAATGGGCAAAATCTTCTCAAGGAATTGGATAATCTTTATAACATAGAAAACCTCCGACTTCCTCTAGCACTGAGAGAGATGAACTGGCTTGACTACTTTG CTAAAGGAGGAAGTAAAAAGGCCCTAGAAGAAGCAGCAACG GCAGATTTGGAGCTATCAGAAATAAACAAACTTACAGCAGAAGTTATCCAGACGCCTTTCAGAATTGTCAAGAAAG CTAAAAAATCCAAACAGGATATCGATGCTATTGAAGAAGAAACAGAACTTAGTTTGCTCCCTGTAGCAAAGAAGAGGAAACAGGATAGCAAAGCCCTTGAAGAATCAGAACCAGAACATGAAAATGTTAATCCCAAAACAGGGAAG GTGAAGACATCAACCAAAAAAGTGCCAGTTTCGAAGAGCAGAAGAGCTCCATCAGCAAGAGTGAAACGCATTAGTAAAAG GTCAAGCAAAAATAACTTTGTCACTCCAGCCCTTGGCCAAGTCGCTGGTGCCCGCACATGGGGAAGGAcctccactgtcacccctaaaTTTGATTCCAG GCTTTTCAAGACACCAGGTCTACGCACGCCTGCCGCACATGAGCATGTTTACATCGTCTCTGCAAACGGTAGCCCTCTTGCTAACAGCAACGATGTCATCATTACGGTCCCTGTCGGAGGAGGGGAG AACATTCGTTTAGCAGCCAGTGACCTGACCAAAAGGAATTTGAGTCATCTCAATCCAGAGACCCTGGGAATTATGAAGAAGTTATCA GTTCGTCTTGCACAAGTATGCAGCAGCACGAACACCCAAAGATGA
- the AIRIM gene encoding AFG2-interacting ribosome maturation factor yields MSESPAILVLHQSLQKCFQAIQQQQEAWQTALTDCKPLLSSLSNLAEQMQACQKVTFAHTPLRGFPDLEEQLKYKQRCAAETLLEELVGKVADLQKVRDVVSGYVGTVFQLYEQHADVLGFEASVQRTALIPSLADMLEWLHNIERYYRHVYLESKFFLLQIRYENLPDMQTLPQSWERILENNSRNMVQDTLLKVSFLETL; encoded by the exons ATGTCAGAGAGCCCAGCCATCCTGGTCCTTCATCAGTCCCTGCAAAAGTGCTTCCAGGCCatacagcagcagcaagaggctTGGCAGACGGCGCTGACGGACTGTAAGCCTCTCCTGAGCTCCCTCAGCAATCTGGCGGAGCAGATGCAGGCCTGCCAGAAGGTCACATTTGCACATACACCACTGCGAGGCTTCCCGGATCTGGAAGAGCAGTTAAAATATAAGCAACGCTGTGCAGCAGAGACTCTGCTGGAAGAGCTGGTGGGCAAAGT AGCTGACTTGCAGAAAGTGCGGGATGTAGTTAGTGGCTACGTGGGCACTGTTTTCCAACTCTATGAGCAGCATGCGGATGTGCTAGGTTTTGAAGCTTCTGTGCAGCGTACTGCTCTTATCCCCTCGCTGGCAGACATGTTGGAATGGCTGCACAATATTGAGAGATATTACCGACATGT ATACCTGGAGAGTAAATTCTTCCTTCTCCAAATCAGATATGAGAACTTGCCAGACATGCAAACCCTGCCACAGTCCTGGGAGAGGATTTTGGAGAACAATAGCCGAAACATGGTTCAAG ACACTCTTCTGAAGGTCTCCTTTCTGGAGACTCTGTGA